From the Natrarchaeobaculum aegyptiacum genome, one window contains:
- a CDS encoding RNA-guided endonuclease InsQ/TnpB family protein — MQYNYRYRLDPPEVLTETLLHHVDTCRQLSNHVLYKLNDADDIPTRYEVQGQLPDLKSWWDDLGDVHSKVLQMVVKRVYDNLSTLKAQKENGRAVGMLKWKPPREYRSFTYNQSGFKLKNTSGRPVLWLSKIGEIPIHLHRDIPESATIKQVTVKQEPTGEWYATFGIDVGENTPEKPETPEKVVGIDVGILKYAHDTDGYAIESPDFSAERERLERAQRDLSRKEHGSANWEEQCRVVAERHADLKRKRRDFLHKLSNYYATEYDLVAVEDLDAKGLVELPGNSRNRAGAAWGTFLRMLEYKCGHEGTHFVAVDPKDTTKECASCGVKTDKPLWVREHSCPSCAFEADRDANAVVRLRLTGSKIACDFATAWNILSRGLEEVGVGHSEATSSEPVGSDGLRKSRSDFRTPVETALPVDTSVSAKRVREITSHGLSDVV, encoded by the coding sequence ATGCAGTACAACTACAGGTATCGACTCGACCCACCGGAAGTCCTCACCGAGACGCTTCTGCACCATGTCGATACCTGTAGGCAACTCTCCAACCACGTCCTCTACAAACTCAACGACGCAGACGACATTCCCACCCGCTACGAGGTGCAGGGGCAGCTCCCCGACCTCAAATCGTGGTGGGACGACCTCGGGGACGTTCACTCGAAAGTTCTCCAGATGGTCGTCAAGCGCGTCTACGACAACCTCTCCACGCTCAAAGCGCAGAAGGAGAACGGACGCGCCGTGGGGATGCTCAAGTGGAAGCCGCCCCGAGAGTACCGTTCGTTCACCTACAATCAGTCCGGCTTCAAACTCAAGAATACGAGTGGTCGGCCTGTCCTGTGGTTGAGCAAGATCGGTGAAATCCCGATCCACCTCCACCGAGACATCCCCGAGAGTGCGACCATCAAACAGGTCACGGTCAAGCAGGAACCCACGGGCGAGTGGTACGCCACGTTCGGCATCGACGTTGGGGAAAACACACCTGAAAAACCAGAGACGCCCGAGAAGGTGGTTGGTATCGACGTGGGGATTCTCAAGTACGCCCACGACACCGATGGGTACGCCATCGAGAGTCCTGACTTCAGCGCCGAGCGCGAACGCCTCGAACGCGCCCAGCGCGATCTCTCACGGAAGGAACACGGCTCTGCGAATTGGGAGGAACAGTGCCGAGTTGTGGCCGAGCGACACGCCGATCTCAAGCGAAAGCGGCGCGACTTCCTTCACAAGTTGTCGAACTACTACGCCACCGAGTACGACTTGGTGGCCGTTGAGGATTTGGACGCGAAGGGGCTGGTCGAACTCCCCGGTAACTCACGGAACCGAGCAGGCGCGGCGTGGGGGACGTTCCTCCGGATGCTCGAATACAAGTGCGGGCACGAAGGAACGCACTTCGTCGCGGTTGATCCGAAAGATACGACGAAGGAGTGTGCGTCCTGCGGTGTCAAGACGGACAAACCGCTGTGGGTTCGTGAACACTCGTGTCCTTCGTGCGCGTTCGAGGCGGACAGGGACGCGAATGCGGTCGTCAGACTACGTCTGACGGGCAGCAAAATCGCGTGCGATTTTGCGACGGCGTGGAACATCCTTTCTCGCGGTCTCGAAGAAGTAGGAGTGGGTCACTCCGAAGCAACGTCCTCAGAACCTGTCGGTTCTGATGGGCTACGAAAATCGCGCAGCGATTTTCGAACGCCTGTGGAGACTGCGCTCCCTGTGGATACGTCCGTATCTGCAAAGCGCGTTCGTGAGATTACATCTCACGGGCTGTCAGACGTAGTCTGA
- a CDS encoding DUF2196 domain-containing protein, with the protein MSIDRPTAEELRQGVTVEIVQGDQDVESTDQEPLVGEVATVYEDDPDGPRVERKSGVVGHVQSIVTDR; encoded by the coding sequence ATGTCAATCGACCGTCCAACCGCCGAAGAACTCCGACAGGGAGTCACCGTAGAGATCGTTCAGGGAGATCAGGACGTTGAATCGACGGATCAGGAGCCTCTCGTCGGCGAAGTCGCGACGGTGTACGAAGACGATCCAGACGGTCCGCGAGTCGAACGCAAATCTGGCGTCGTCGGACACGTCCAGTCGATCGTCACCGACCGATAA
- the gdhB gene encoding glutamate dehydrogenase GdhB, which yields MEPSDSTPEESGASRGTPDGSVEPETALETARRQLDRAAALLDVEPRFRDRLAHPATVTEVTVPLERDDGSVDVFTGYRAQHDSVRGPYKGGLRFHPGVDRDECVGLAMWMTWKCAVMDLPFGGAKGGIVVDPKDLSEDERERLTRRFTQEIREVIGPTKDIPAPDMGTDSQAMAWIMDAYSMQEGETIPGVVTGKPPVVGGSYGREGAPGRSVAIVTRETCQYYDRPLEDTTVAVQGFGSVGANAARRLDEWGATVVATSDVNGGVYDPDGLPVDDIPAHDEEPEAVTAFAEEHPELNRISNDELLELDVDVLVPAAVGNVITADNADAIRADLVVEGANGPVTFAADAILEERGIEVLPDILANAGGVTVSYFEWLQDISRRKWSLERVHEELETEMVTAWNALREEVEDRDVTWRDGAYAVALSRIAEAHDSRGLWP from the coding sequence ATGGAACCATCAGACTCGACACCCGAGGAAAGCGGCGCGTCACGTGGGACTCCGGACGGGAGCGTTGAACCCGAAACCGCCCTCGAGACGGCCCGCCGCCAACTCGACCGGGCGGCCGCGTTGCTCGACGTCGAACCGCGATTTCGCGACCGCCTCGCACACCCGGCGACGGTGACGGAGGTGACCGTTCCGCTCGAGCGTGACGACGGCTCGGTGGACGTTTTCACGGGGTATCGCGCCCAGCACGACAGCGTCCGTGGCCCGTACAAGGGTGGACTCCGGTTTCACCCCGGGGTCGACCGGGACGAGTGCGTCGGTCTCGCGATGTGGATGACCTGGAAGTGTGCCGTGATGGACCTCCCCTTCGGCGGCGCGAAAGGAGGGATCGTCGTCGACCCGAAGGACCTGAGTGAAGACGAGAGAGAACGACTTACACGCCGGTTCACACAGGAGATCAGGGAGGTAATTGGCCCGACGAAGGACATTCCTGCCCCGGACATGGGCACCGACTCGCAGGCGATGGCCTGGATCATGGACGCCTACAGCATGCAGGAAGGCGAGACCATCCCGGGTGTCGTCACCGGCAAACCGCCGGTCGTCGGCGGCTCCTACGGCCGCGAGGGCGCACCAGGACGGAGCGTCGCCATCGTGACCCGCGAAACCTGCCAGTACTACGACCGGCCACTCGAAGACACGACAGTCGCGGTCCAGGGCTTCGGGAGCGTCGGGGCCAACGCCGCCCGACGACTCGACGAGTGGGGTGCGACGGTCGTGGCCACGAGCGACGTCAACGGTGGTGTCTACGACCCGGACGGCCTCCCGGTCGACGACATTCCGGCCCACGACGAAGAACCGGAGGCCGTCACCGCCTTCGCCGAGGAGCACCCGGAGCTAAACCGCATCTCGAACGACGAGTTGCTGGAACTCGACGTGGACGTTCTCGTTCCGGCGGCCGTCGGGAACGTCATCACGGCGGACAACGCCGACGCGATCAGGGCCGACCTCGTCGTCGAGGGTGCGAACGGTCCGGTCACGTTCGCCGCCGACGCAATCCTCGAAGAGCGCGGCATCGAGGTCCTGCCGGACATCCTCGCCAACGCCGGTGGCGTCACCGTCAGTTACTTCGAGTGGCTTCAGGACATCAGTCGCCGCAAGTGGAGCCTGGAGCGCGTTCACGAGGAACTCGAGACCGAGATGGTGACGGCCTGGAACGCGCTTCGGGAGGAAGTCGAGGATCGAGACGTGACCTGGCGTGACGGCGCGTACGCGGTCGCACTCTCCCGCATCGCCGAGGCCCACGACTCGCGGGGGCTGTGGCCCTGA
- the aglM gene encoding UDP-glucose 6-dehydrogenase AglM — protein sequence MHVSIVGSGYVGTTIAACLADLGHEVVNVEIDPEIVDTVNAGEAPIHEPGLPERIADHAGGRLRATTDYDAVCDTDLTFLCLPTPSAEDGSLELDAMRAGTQSLGEALAERDDDHLVVVKSTVLPGTTEEVVGPILESASGRAVGEGLELAMNPEFLRMGTAVSDFLEPDKVVIGATSDEAAGTLRDLYGPILEREETALVETDVREAELIKYANNAFLAAKVSLVNELGNVAREYGADAYEVLEAVGLDDRISEQFMRSGLGWGGSCFPKDVDALRAGARKQGYDPELLDAVVSVNDDQPRRLVDLLADHVALEGARVAVLGLSFKPGTDDIRKSRALDVIDHLLDGGATPVAYDPVAIDNVRETYPDLEIEYADSAKDALADADGAVVATGWSEFDDLSFEGMARQVVVDGRRIDVDPDALEVYEGLTW from the coding sequence ATGCACGTCTCTATCGTCGGGAGCGGCTACGTCGGGACGACGATCGCGGCCTGTCTCGCGGATCTCGGCCACGAAGTGGTCAACGTCGAGATCGATCCCGAGATCGTCGACACGGTAAACGCCGGCGAGGCACCCATCCACGAACCCGGCCTCCCCGAGCGGATTGCCGACCACGCCGGTGGCCGGCTCCGGGCGACGACCGACTACGACGCCGTCTGCGACACCGACCTCACGTTCCTCTGTCTCCCTACCCCCAGCGCCGAGGACGGCAGCCTCGAGCTGGACGCCATGCGCGCCGGGACGCAGTCACTCGGCGAAGCCCTTGCCGAAAGAGACGACGACCACCTCGTCGTCGTCAAGAGCACCGTCCTCCCCGGAACGACGGAGGAGGTCGTCGGCCCGATCCTCGAGTCCGCGTCCGGTCGTGCAGTTGGGGAGGGCCTCGAGCTGGCGATGAATCCCGAGTTCCTGCGGATGGGGACTGCCGTCTCGGACTTCCTCGAGCCGGACAAGGTCGTGATCGGGGCGACGAGCGACGAGGCTGCTGGGACGCTCCGTGACCTCTACGGCCCCATCCTCGAACGCGAGGAAACCGCCCTCGTCGAGACCGACGTTCGCGAGGCCGAACTCATCAAGTACGCCAACAACGCCTTCCTCGCGGCGAAGGTGTCGCTGGTGAACGAACTCGGCAACGTCGCCAGGGAGTACGGCGCGGACGCCTACGAGGTGCTCGAGGCCGTCGGGCTCGACGACCGGATCTCCGAACAGTTCATGCGCTCGGGACTCGGCTGGGGTGGCTCCTGTTTCCCCAAAGACGTCGACGCGCTCCGGGCGGGTGCCCGCAAGCAGGGCTACGACCCCGAACTGCTCGACGCCGTCGTGTCTGTCAACGACGACCAGCCGCGTCGGCTCGTCGATCTGCTCGCCGACCACGTCGCCCTCGAGGGTGCCCGGGTTGCCGTCCTCGGCCTCTCGTTCAAACCGGGTACCGACGACATCCGGAAGTCCCGAGCGCTCGACGTGATCGACCACCTGCTCGACGGCGGCGCGACGCCGGTCGCTTACGATCCCGTGGCGATCGACAACGTCCGGGAGACGTACCCGGATCTCGAGATCGAGTACGCCGACTCGGCTAAAGACGCTCTCGCAGACGCCGACGGAGCCGTCGTCGCGACCGGCTGGTCCGAGTTCGACGACCTCTCGTTCGAGGGGATGGCTCGGCAGGTCGTCGTCGACGGCCGCCGGATCGACGTCGATCCCGACGCACTCGAGGTCTACGAGGGGCTAACCTGGTGA
- a CDS encoding PAS domain S-box protein, whose translation MSSIDALVVADGRARGAVTDALEEPATAGSFVVSTADTAGRALEILETASYDCVVCSREGVDAVDGFLEGVEERTRSVPVVIVAESFDEPTLEMAFGAGATDCLRLSDLEPGDRLAHRLERAVTASGTRRRVRALERSQRALEHAADAVVVTDREGTIEYVNPAFEELTGYSAAEAIGRTPRILKSGEQGRAYYERMWNAILEGEMWEEEIVNARRDGTLYHAHQLVAPIVDSEAGGSSDDGEIEGFVAIQRDVTDRRRVEDQLERSADTLSALHESMSDATRSTREKLERLLEIGTEHLEFPVGYVTEIDEEAGTQEIVAATGDPSLEEGQVDPLEETFCRRTIERDEPIVVDDTETDETWAGDPATNRFGYRCYIGARIVVGGTVTGTVCFAGPESRDELVLEAQRSTVQALARWIGHELDRRRYERRLERYEEIVDNVPVGVFRITAESGRFREVNPAVVEMFDADSTATICERELGELCRDPGRWEAIVEDLAAQGRVENAIVELETLAGDAFFGSVTAIQRVDDEDDLYVDGIVQDVTEREQAKAELAATTERLRFLFDRSPDAVVVHDREGNVLETNRTLRESLGYDRETLESMTVEEFEVGIDPDDLESLWTDAPLDSVLKLDGKHRRADGSTFPVEVWVSKIEYEGTAQFIALARDVTERRQRERELERRKAFVENVTDAITVLDGEIVEYASPGTQRVLGCEVDDLVGASLFEHVHPEDVSQVESTLEGILDEPDATDTVEYRFRCRNCESDWRWVESNVRNCREDDAVAGILVTTRDVTERKDRERELDRARTQLRQVIDLVPEMIYAKRRSGEYVLANQTVSELYGQPRDQVEGKTDEELLPSPAEAAQFRADDRRVIDSGERIHVEEEFTDVEGVTHVLETTKIPFEIAGTTEKAVLGYSRNVTDVKRQRDTLELLNQVVRHDVRNDMQVARGRAEMLEGHVDESAEPHLEEAVSAIDEAIELTKTARELTETLLEGTDETDAVPLAPVLESSVDSLRSKYPEASISLEAVPDVVVAADGMLESVFDNVLVNAVEHNDSAEPEVEVSVSTTGSFGDDEGGSDRESGSTVTVTIADNGPGIPDSRKEAIFGKEEKGLASPGTGIGLYLVDTIVSQYDGTVSVHDNEPAGSVFQIELRQVTPSAE comes from the coding sequence ATGAGTTCCATCGACGCACTCGTCGTCGCTGATGGACGGGCCCGCGGGGCTGTCACCGACGCGCTCGAGGAACCAGCGACGGCCGGTTCGTTCGTCGTCTCGACGGCCGATACTGCTGGGCGTGCACTCGAGATCCTCGAGACGGCGTCGTACGACTGTGTCGTCTGTTCCCGCGAGGGCGTCGACGCTGTCGATGGATTCCTCGAGGGGGTCGAGGAACGAACGCGCTCCGTTCCGGTGGTGATCGTCGCCGAGTCCTTCGACGAACCGACGCTCGAGATGGCGTTCGGCGCGGGGGCGACCGACTGCCTCCGGCTTTCGGACCTCGAGCCCGGTGACCGACTCGCTCACCGACTCGAGCGAGCGGTCACGGCTTCAGGAACCCGTCGCCGGGTGCGGGCTCTCGAGCGGTCCCAGCGAGCACTCGAGCACGCGGCCGACGCGGTCGTCGTGACCGACCGGGAGGGAACTATCGAGTACGTGAATCCGGCGTTCGAGGAGTTGACGGGCTATTCGGCTGCCGAGGCGATCGGTCGAACGCCGCGGATCCTCAAGTCGGGCGAACAGGGTCGGGCGTACTACGAGCGAATGTGGAACGCGATCCTCGAGGGGGAGATGTGGGAAGAAGAGATCGTCAACGCCCGCCGTGACGGGACGCTGTACCACGCACACCAGCTCGTCGCGCCGATCGTCGACAGCGAGGCTGGCGGTAGCAGCGACGACGGCGAGATCGAGGGGTTCGTCGCCATCCAGCGAGACGTTACCGACCGCCGACGGGTCGAAGACCAGCTCGAGCGTTCGGCGGACACGCTCTCTGCGCTACACGAGTCGATGAGCGACGCGACCCGGTCCACCCGCGAAAAGCTCGAGCGACTGCTCGAGATCGGGACCGAGCACCTCGAGTTTCCCGTCGGATACGTGACCGAAATCGACGAGGAGGCGGGTACACAGGAGATCGTCGCCGCGACGGGCGATCCGTCGCTCGAAGAGGGACAGGTCGACCCGCTCGAGGAGACGTTCTGCCGGCGGACGATCGAACGAGACGAGCCGATCGTCGTCGACGACACCGAGACCGACGAGACGTGGGCCGGAGACCCGGCAACCAATCGGTTCGGCTATCGCTGTTACATCGGCGCACGAATCGTCGTCGGCGGAACGGTCACCGGCACGGTCTGTTTCGCGGGCCCGGAGTCGCGGGACGAACTGGTGCTCGAGGCCCAGCGATCGACCGTTCAGGCCCTCGCTCGCTGGATCGGTCACGAACTCGACCGTCGGCGGTACGAGCGGCGGCTGGAGCGCTACGAGGAGATCGTCGACAACGTCCCGGTCGGCGTGTTCCGAATCACCGCCGAGAGCGGTCGGTTCCGGGAGGTCAACCCCGCAGTGGTCGAGATGTTCGACGCCGATTCGACCGCGACGATCTGCGAGCGCGAACTCGGGGAGCTGTGTCGCGATCCCGGGCGCTGGGAGGCGATCGTCGAGGACCTGGCCGCGCAGGGACGAGTCGAGAACGCGATCGTCGAACTCGAGACGCTGGCGGGTGACGCTTTCTTCGGTTCGGTCACGGCGATCCAGCGCGTCGACGACGAAGACGACCTCTACGTCGACGGAATCGTCCAGGACGTTACCGAACGCGAGCAGGCGAAAGCAGAGCTTGCAGCGACCACCGAACGGCTCCGCTTTCTCTTCGACCGGTCGCCGGACGCGGTCGTGGTCCACGACCGCGAGGGGAACGTCCTCGAGACGAACCGGACGCTCCGGGAGAGTCTCGGCTACGATCGGGAGACTCTCGAGTCGATGACCGTCGAGGAGTTCGAGGTCGGAATCGACCCCGACGACCTCGAATCGCTCTGGACCGACGCGCCGCTCGATTCGGTCCTCAAACTCGACGGGAAACACCGTCGGGCAGACGGGTCGACGTTCCCCGTCGAGGTGTGGGTAAGCAAGATCGAGTACGAGGGCACGGCGCAGTTCATCGCGCTCGCCCGGGACGTCACCGAGCGTCGGCAGCGAGAGCGCGAGCTCGAGCGGCGGAAGGCCTTCGTCGAGAACGTGACCGACGCGATCACCGTCCTCGACGGTGAGATCGTCGAGTACGCCAGCCCGGGGACCCAGCGAGTGCTCGGGTGCGAGGTCGACGACCTCGTCGGCGCATCGCTCTTCGAGCACGTCCATCCGGAGGACGTCAGCCAGGTCGAATCGACGCTCGAGGGAATCCTCGACGAGCCCGACGCCACCGACACCGTCGAATACCGGTTCCGGTGTCGGAACTGTGAGTCCGACTGGCGCTGGGTCGAGTCGAACGTCAGAAACTGCCGCGAGGACGACGCGGTCGCGGGAATCCTCGTCACGACTCGAGACGTGACCGAGCGAAAAGACCGCGAGCGGGAACTCGACCGCGCGCGGACGCAACTCCGGCAGGTGATCGACCTCGTGCCCGAGATGATCTACGCGAAGCGACGCAGCGGCGAGTACGTCCTCGCGAACCAGACGGTCAGCGAACTCTACGGGCAGCCGCGTGACCAGGTCGAGGGCAAGACCGACGAGGAACTCCTGCCTTCCCCCGCGGAGGCAGCGCAGTTCCGGGCGGACGACCGACGGGTGATCGACTCCGGGGAACGGATCCACGTCGAAGAGGAGTTCACCGACGTCGAGGGCGTCACACACGTTCTCGAGACGACGAAGATCCCCTTCGAGATCGCCGGGACGACCGAAAAGGCCGTCCTCGGGTACTCACGAAACGTGACCGACGTGAAACGCCAGCGTGACACCCTCGAGTTGCTCAACCAGGTGGTCCGTCACGACGTTCGCAACGACATGCAGGTCGCCCGCGGTCGCGCCGAGATGCTCGAGGGCCACGTCGACGAGTCCGCCGAACCCCATCTCGAGGAGGCGGTGAGCGCGATCGACGAAGCTATCGAATTGACGAAGACCGCCCGGGAACTGACGGAGACGCTCCTCGAGGGAACCGACGAGACCGACGCGGTCCCGCTGGCTCCCGTCCTCGAATCGTCGGTCGACTCCCTGCGTTCGAAGTACCCCGAGGCGTCGATCAGCCTCGAAGCGGTCCCCGACGTCGTCGTGGCGGCCGATGGGATGCTCGAGTCGGTATTCGACAACGTGCTGGTCAACGCCGTCGAGCACAACGACAGCGCGGAACCGGAAGTTGAGGTCTCCGTGTCGACGACCGGGTCGTTCGGTGACGACGAGGGGGGATCCGATCGGGAATCGGGGTCGACGGTGACGGTCACCATCGCCGACAACGGACCGGGGATTCCCGACAGTCGGAAGGAAGCCATCTTCGGAAAAGAGGAAAAGGGACTCGCGAGCCCCGGGACCGGAATCGGACTCTATCTGGTCGACACGATCGTCTCCCAGTACGACGGGACGGTGTCCGTCCACGACAACGAACCGGCGGGAAGCGTCTTCCAGATCGAACTTCGACAGGTCACGCCCTCGGCCGAGTGA
- a CDS encoding phosphoribosyltransferase family protein, producing MNRAEKAALQLRAVDVLRMRKETRTYDELAAETGLPAGDLNRYVNGHVLPGTDRAREIVEDLGRSALTDELEARIRVDEEGYVDTTGTVFDQPLLDLAAPVVANAFDFERPDVVLTAATDGITVAAALASYYGTRCVFAKKRKETAVEEFIEARERLESGIQLTYYLPTSAIDPGSTVLVVDDLIRSGETQELLLDIVEAADAEVGGVFALISAGDDGIERARDRTNAPVGALVTI from the coding sequence ATGAACCGCGCGGAGAAGGCTGCCCTTCAGCTACGTGCCGTCGACGTCTTGCGGATGCGCAAGGAGACCCGGACCTACGACGAACTCGCCGCCGAGACCGGCCTCCCCGCCGGCGACCTCAACCGCTACGTCAACGGGCACGTTCTCCCCGGTACCGACCGCGCCCGGGAAATCGTCGAGGACCTCGGTCGATCGGCCCTGACCGACGAACTCGAGGCGCGCATCCGGGTCGACGAGGAGGGCTACGTCGACACGACGGGCACCGTCTTCGACCAGCCGCTGCTCGACCTCGCCGCACCCGTCGTCGCGAACGCTTTCGACTTCGAGCGTCCCGACGTGGTGTTGACCGCGGCGACCGACGGGATCACCGTCGCCGCCGCGCTCGCGAGCTACTACGGTACCCGCTGTGTCTTCGCGAAAAAACGCAAGGAGACCGCCGTCGAGGAGTTCATCGAAGCCCGTGAGCGCCTCGAGTCGGGCATTCAGCTCACCTACTACCTGCCGACGTCTGCGATCGACCCCGGCTCGACGGTGCTCGTCGTCGACGACCTGATCCGGTCGGGCGAGACCCAGGAACTCCTCCTCGACATCGTCGAGGCTGCCGACGCCGAGGTCGGCGGCGTCTTCGCGCTCATTTCGGCCGGCGACGACGGCATCGAACGCGCACGCGATCGGACCAACGCGCCGGTCGGTGCGCTCGTCACGATCTGA